The Streptococcus pluranimalium genome contains a region encoding:
- the ccrZ gene encoding cell cycle regulator CcrZ, translated as MTVIDNDLTLTPMRGKSNKAYMGTYPSGERVFVKKNTTPILAALAKEQIAPQLLWAKRLGNGDMMSAQEWLDGRILLKQDMMSKQIVQVLLRLHKSKHLANQLLQLKYQIENPYELLAKLEREMPLQLRENTFIQTIVKGLKQSLPNFDRDDATIVHGDVRHNNWIITTSGVIYLVDWDSVRLTDPMYDIGHLLSHYVPRVAWSDWLVYYGYDNPKAVMDKVYWYGQLSYLSQIQQYFDNRDMERVNREIYALRKFRELFK; from the coding sequence GTGACAGTTATTGATAACGATTTAACATTGACACCCATGCGTGGAAAAAGTAACAAAGCCTATATGGGAACCTACCCATCTGGAGAACGTGTTTTTGTCAAAAAGAACACCACACCAATTTTAGCAGCCTTAGCTAAAGAGCAGATTGCACCACAATTACTTTGGGCTAAACGGTTGGGGAATGGTGATATGATGAGTGCACAAGAATGGCTTGATGGTCGCATTTTGCTCAAACAAGATATGATGAGCAAGCAGATTGTTCAAGTTTTATTGCGCTTGCATAAATCAAAGCATTTGGCTAATCAACTGTTACAGCTTAAGTATCAAATTGAAAACCCTTATGAACTCCTTGCAAAATTGGAGCGTGAAATGCCGCTTCAATTACGTGAGAATACTTTTATTCAGACTATCGTAAAAGGGTTGAAACAAAGTTTACCAAATTTTGATCGTGATGATGCCACTATCGTTCATGGTGATGTCAGACACAATAATTGGATTATTACAACCAGTGGTGTGATTTATCTTGTCGACTGGGATTCTGTTCGTCTAACTGACCCTATGTATGATATTGGACATCTTCTTAGTCACTATGTTCCACGTGTGGCTTGGTCAGATTGGTTGGTTTATTATGGTTACGACAATCCTAAAGCTGTGATGGATAAGGTATATTGGTATGGTCAGTTGTCCTACTTATCGCAGATTCAGCAGTATTTTGATAATCGTGATATGGAGCGTGTCAACCGTGAAATTTACGCCCTTAGAAAATTTAGAGAGTTATTCAAATGA
- the trkA gene encoding Trk system potassium transporter TrkA, whose product MRIILVGGGKVGAALCRSLVEENHDVVLIEQKESVLKHLTKRYDIIGLLGNGANHKILEQADIQDCDIFIAMTDKDEVNMISAVLAKQMGAKDTIVRVRNPEYSNTYFKERNFLGFSLVINPELLTARYIANSIDFPNAKSVEHFVNGRVMLMEFSVSDQSVLSHMSLSEFRRKFGNIVICAIQRQDTILIPDGNDRILPGDRIFVTGSRVEMVLFHNFVKHKLIKNMMIIGAGRIAYYLLSLLRNNKINLKVIERDEKHAQWLSQEFPHLNIVVGDGTAKDVLLEESAASYDAVATLTGVDEENIIASLFLEKVGVQKNITKINRTSLLEIIDHNFVSSSIVTPKSIAADAVMHFVRGRDNAQDSNLDAMHHVANGRIETLQFEVRDKNKMAGQQLSNIKLKDNVLIAAIIRKGRTIYPTGEDILEVGDKIVVITLLKNITKIHDLMKGSRHE is encoded by the coding sequence ATGCGAATAATTCTAGTCGGTGGTGGTAAAGTTGGTGCTGCCCTTTGCCGTTCGCTAGTTGAAGAAAATCACGATGTCGTTTTGATTGAGCAAAAAGAGAGTGTCTTAAAACATCTCACCAAACGATACGATATCATTGGACTACTTGGTAATGGTGCCAATCATAAAATTTTAGAACAAGCTGACATTCAGGATTGCGATATTTTCATTGCAATGACAGATAAGGATGAAGTCAATATGATCTCAGCTGTTCTTGCTAAACAAATGGGGGCCAAAGATACTATTGTTCGTGTCCGTAACCCTGAGTACTCAAATACTTATTTTAAAGAACGGAATTTCTTAGGATTTTCTTTAGTGATTAATCCTGAACTTTTGACTGCACGCTATATCGCAAACAGCATTGACTTTCCTAATGCTAAATCCGTAGAGCATTTCGTCAATGGGCGTGTCATGCTTATGGAGTTTTCTGTTTCTGATCAAAGCGTCCTAAGTCATATGTCACTTTCGGAATTCCGTCGAAAATTTGGAAACATCGTTATTTGTGCTATCCAAAGACAAGATACCATTCTAATCCCTGATGGCAATGATCGTATTTTACCAGGCGACCGTATTTTTGTGACAGGAAGCCGTGTGGAAATGGTACTTTTCCATAATTTTGTTAAACATAAACTCATCAAAAATATGATGATTATAGGTGCAGGTCGTATCGCCTACTACCTACTTTCGCTGTTACGAAACAACAAAATTAACTTAAAAGTGATTGAGCGTGATGAAAAGCACGCTCAATGGCTAAGTCAAGAATTCCCCCATCTCAACATTGTTGTTGGAGATGGAACAGCTAAAGATGTACTTTTAGAAGAAAGCGCTGCGAGCTACGATGCCGTTGCTACCTTGACAGGGGTAGATGAAGAGAACATTATTGCTTCACTTTTCTTGGAAAAAGTTGGGGTACAAAAAAATATTACCAAGATCAATCGGACTAGTCTCCTCGAAATTATTGACCATAACTTTGTATCTTCTAGTATTGTTACTCCAAAAAGTATCGCTGCTGATGCAGTCATGCATTTTGTTCGTGGACGCGATAATGCCCAAGACTCTAACTTGGATGCCATGCATCATGTAGCAAACGGTCGTATTGAAACCCTTCAATTTGAAGTTCGGGATAAAAACAAGATGGCAGGGCAACAATTATCCAACATCAAATTAAAAGATAATGTCTTGATTGCCGCTATCATCCGCAAAGGGAGAACTATCTACCCAACTGGTGAAGACATTCTTGAAGTTGGCGATAAGATTGTTGTGATTACCTTGCTAAAAAATATTACCAAAATCCATGATTTAATGAAGGGGTCTCGTCATGAATAG
- a CDS encoding TrkH family potassium uptake protein: protein MNRAMVRFLLSKLLIIEAGLLLVPLVISVIYQEDWSIKLSILYTIGLLLCLGGLGSWSKPQNHHIYTKEGMLIVALCWVFWSFFGALPFVFSGQIPSIIDAFFEVSSGFTTTGATILPDVSVLSHSLLFWRSFTHLIGGMGVLVFALAIMSNSKNGHHEVMRAEVPGPVFGKVVAKLKNTAQILYFIYMGMFLVFTLILWLCGMPLFDSIITAMGGAGTGGFGVYNDSIAHYNNPLITYVVAFGVMLFGINFNLYYLILMRKFKLFFKDTELRLYLGIILVATIVIILNVSHLYTNINQTVSFSFFQVTNVITTTGFGITDLTAWPLLAQFILLLLMFLGGSAGSTAGGFKVIRALIISKIVKNEVLRTLYPRRIMSLHIGENIIDKETQHSVLKYLAIYIIMFVCLLFCLSIDHQKDFMVVVSAAASTFNNIGPMLGTAETFDIFSPFSKLLMSLAMIAGRLEIYPMLLLFLKRTWSKY from the coding sequence ATGAATAGAGCAATGGTCCGTTTTTTATTGTCAAAACTCCTCATTATCGAGGCGGGATTGCTCTTAGTTCCATTAGTCATATCTGTCATCTATCAAGAAGATTGGTCTATCAAGTTAAGTATTCTCTATACGATTGGATTACTATTATGTTTAGGCGGCCTCGGAAGTTGGTCAAAACCGCAGAACCATCATATTTATACCAAAGAAGGAATGTTGATCGTTGCACTCTGCTGGGTATTCTGGTCTTTCTTTGGAGCGCTTCCCTTTGTGTTTTCAGGTCAAATCCCAAGCATAATAGATGCTTTCTTTGAGGTTAGTTCAGGCTTTACAACAACTGGGGCAACCATCTTACCAGATGTTTCTGTTTTATCTCACTCCCTTCTTTTTTGGCGAAGTTTTACCCATTTAATCGGAGGAATGGGGGTGTTGGTTTTTGCACTTGCTATCATGAGCAATAGTAAAAACGGTCATCATGAAGTTATGAGAGCTGAAGTTCCTGGTCCTGTCTTTGGTAAAGTCGTTGCGAAACTAAAAAATACGGCTCAAATCTTATATTTTATCTACATGGGCATGTTCCTTGTTTTCACGCTCATTTTATGGCTATGCGGTATGCCACTGTTTGATAGCATTATTACTGCAATGGGAGGGGCCGGTACTGGTGGTTTCGGAGTATACAACGACTCTATTGCTCACTATAATAACCCACTCATTACCTATGTTGTTGCTTTTGGTGTGATGCTTTTCGGAATTAATTTCAATCTATATTATTTGATATTGATGAGAAAGTTCAAGCTCTTCTTTAAAGATACTGAACTGCGTCTCTATTTAGGGATAATTCTTGTTGCCACAATAGTAATCATCTTAAATGTCAGTCACCTCTACACTAATATCAATCAAACAGTTAGTTTTTCTTTCTTCCAAGTAACAAACGTGATTACCACAACTGGTTTTGGAATTACAGACTTAACAGCTTGGCCACTATTAGCACAATTTATTCTCCTCTTATTGATGTTTCTAGGAGGTTCAGCAGGTTCGACTGCTGGTGGATTTAAGGTCATTAGAGCCCTAATCATTTCTAAAATTGTTAAAAATGAAGTGCTAAGAACACTTTATCCACGCCGCATCATGTCTCTTCATATCGGTGAAAATATTATCGATAAGGAAACACAACACAGTGTCCTAAAATACTTGGCTATTTATATTATCATGTTTGTTTGTTTGCTCTTTTGTTTAAGCATTGATCATCAAAAAGACTTTATGGTCGTCGTTAGCGCAGCCGCATCGACTTTTAATAATATTGGTCCAATGTTAGGAACTGCTGAAACCTTCGATATCTTTAGTCCATTCTCAAAGCTACTCATGAGTCTAGCCATGATTGCGGGGCGTTTAGAAATCTACCCTATGCTTCTTCTGTTCTTAAAACGCACTTGGTCAAAATATTAA
- a CDS encoding HIT family protein: MANCIFCQIISGTIPSSKVYEDEKVLAFLDITQTTNGHTLLIPKEHVKNVLDMTETMAQEVFSRLPKVARAVQKATGAKGMNIINNNEEVAGQTVFHAHIHLVPRFDEKDGIDIKYTTHEPDFQSLGKLAEQIAKEVV, from the coding sequence ATGGCAAATTGTATTTTCTGTCAAATTATCTCTGGTACAATCCCATCATCTAAAGTATACGAAGATGAAAAGGTACTTGCCTTCCTAGATATTACACAAACAACAAATGGCCACACTTTATTAATCCCTAAAGAACATGTTAAAAATGTTCTTGATATGACTGAAACTATGGCACAAGAGGTTTTCTCACGCTTACCTAAAGTTGCTCGAGCTGTTCAGAAAGCGACTGGAGCTAAAGGAATGAATATTATCAATAACAATGAAGAAGTTGCTGGTCAAACCGTCTTTCATGCTCATATCCATCTAGTACCAAGATTTGATGAAAAAGATGGTATTGATATTAAATACACCACTCACGAACCTGATTTTCAATCGCTAGGAAAATTAGCTGAACAAATTGCGAAAGAGGTAGTCTAA
- a CDS encoding DegV family protein produces MTWKIVADSGCDLVTLQGLSENVSFVRVPLTLQIGSQLFIDDDGLNIEDMLELLKVTKAAATSACPSPDAYMKAFEGADNILVITITGGLSGSQNSAQIAKEMYLEENPNTKIHVIDSLSAGGEMDLLVHKMEELIASDLSFEDVVAEIEAYQEKTKLIFVLAKVDNLVKNGRLNKVLGKVIGLLNIRMVGEANPEGKLELLQKAKGQKKSVSASYQEMVKAGYQGGCVVIAHCYNDKICQQLREMILRDYPEADVQIVPTSGLCSFYAEEGGILMGYEAF; encoded by the coding sequence ATGACTTGGAAAATTGTAGCAGATTCAGGCTGTGATTTGGTAACCTTACAAGGATTATCAGAGAATGTCTCTTTTGTGAGAGTGCCTTTAACGTTACAGATTGGAAGCCAATTATTTATAGATGATGACGGGTTGAACATTGAGGATATGCTTGAACTCCTCAAGGTAACAAAAGCGGCAGCTACTTCTGCTTGTCCTAGTCCAGATGCGTATATGAAAGCTTTTGAAGGGGCGGATAATATTTTAGTTATTACGATAACAGGAGGCCTATCTGGTAGTCAAAATAGTGCTCAAATAGCTAAAGAAATGTATTTAGAAGAAAATCCAAATACTAAGATTCACGTTATCGACAGCTTATCAGCAGGTGGCGAAATGGACTTGTTAGTTCACAAGATGGAGGAACTAATTGCTTCTGATTTAAGTTTTGAAGACGTTGTAGCTGAAATTGAGGCTTATCAAGAGAAAACGAAACTGATTTTTGTGCTTGCAAAGGTTGATAATCTGGTCAAAAATGGTCGTTTGAACAAGGTTCTTGGCAAGGTTATTGGACTCTTGAATATCCGGATGGTAGGAGAAGCCAATCCAGAAGGTAAGTTAGAACTGTTACAAAAGGCCAAAGGTCAGAAAAAGTCAGTGTCAGCTTCATATCAAGAAATGGTCAAAGCAGGTTATCAAGGTGGTTGTGTAGTAATAGCACACTGTTATAATGATAAAATCTGTCAACAACTTAGAGAAATGATTTTGCGAGACTATCCTGAAGCTGACGTGCAGATTGTTCCAACCTCTGGGCTTTGTAGTTTTTATGCAGAAGAGGGTGGTATCTTGATGGGCTATGAAGCTTTTTAA
- a CDS encoding ABC transporter permease encodes MEKIIQKRRLEFNQRCVKYLRYVFNDHFVLVLMFLLGFLVVQYTNLVNDFPKGSMFPVVLSILVTLALTFLGRIATYLVSADQVFLLLQETFLQRNLKNAARKSFILWGIFQLFVTLLLSPIFLLSGWSLWQLIGYVVVLLILRGIRIYHDFKGFYRGHLLDFTKLIRYEKQRQQRILTFFALFTTVKGISSTTKPRKYLNPLIGLLTKTTTQNVWLELYARAYLRNGDYFWLSLRLLLISLVLGVLLPNWWGLALVGLFNYLLLFQLLGLYRVYDYQIMARLYPVESELQRQAFKTLLLKLSLGIGLIQLSLVALDWRFLGIIPIMLVLSLVYLPNKLKMFVD; translated from the coding sequence ATGGAAAAGATTATTCAAAAGCGTCGACTAGAGTTTAATCAGCGCTGTGTTAAGTATCTACGCTATGTTTTTAATGACCATTTTGTTTTAGTTCTGATGTTTCTTTTGGGCTTTTTGGTGGTTCAATATACCAATCTGGTTAACGATTTTCCCAAAGGTTCTATGTTTCCCGTCGTTCTCTCCATTTTAGTAACACTTGCCCTAACGTTTTTAGGAAGGATAGCGACCTATCTGGTATCTGCAGACCAGGTATTTCTCTTACTTCAGGAAACATTTTTGCAAAGGAATTTAAAAAATGCTGCAAGAAAATCCTTTATCTTATGGGGGATATTTCAGCTTTTTGTCACCTTATTATTGTCTCCTATTTTTCTCTTATCCGGTTGGTCATTATGGCAGCTCATTGGCTATGTTGTAGTGCTTCTTATACTGAGAGGGATTCGCATATATCATGATTTTAAAGGATTTTACAGGGGACATTTGCTTGATTTTACAAAACTCATTCGCTATGAAAAACAGAGACAGCAAAGGATTTTGACTTTCTTTGCCTTGTTTACAACTGTAAAAGGTATTTCTAGTACGACAAAACCAAGAAAATATCTCAATCCACTGATAGGATTGTTAACAAAAACAACAACACAAAATGTTTGGTTAGAATTGTATGCGAGAGCCTATCTTAGGAATGGGGACTACTTTTGGCTAAGCCTGAGGTTACTTCTTATTAGTTTGGTTCTGGGAGTACTCTTGCCAAATTGGTGGGGGCTAGCTTTAGTAGGTCTTTTTAATTATCTCTTGCTTTTCCAACTTCTTGGACTTTACCGAGTGTATGATTATCAAATCATGGCGCGATTATATCCAGTAGAAAGCGAGCTTCAACGACAAGCTTTTAAAACCCTATTACTAAAACTTTCGCTAGGTATTGGTTTGATTCAATTAAGTTTAGTAGCGTTAGACTGGAGATTTTTGGGGATTATTCCTATTATGCTCGTTCTGAGCTTGGTTTATCTTCCGAATAAGCTGAAGATGTTTGTTGACTAA
- a CDS encoding TetR/AcrR family transcriptional regulator: MAKKVISTASLKPLQIANKEAKQVTKEAIEEALLLLMEEKPLHAISISELTKKAGVSRNAFYRHYQNKEALFHKMIKRATLKVVKGLQRFNFQTERYQAWLYLFKQAKENARLLNIILKYNLLQWIYDIIINRLSKFRKSNNSRQNQYSHSFWSQAVLSVLGRWITEGMVVPEEEMAAMNLPLLV, from the coding sequence ATGGCTAAAAAAGTTATCTCTACTGCTTCTCTTAAGCCGTTACAAATAGCCAATAAAGAAGCTAAGCAAGTCACCAAAGAAGCTATTGAAGAAGCTCTGTTACTTCTTATGGAAGAAAAGCCTTTACACGCCATTTCCATTTCTGAGCTTACCAAAAAAGCTGGTGTCTCCCGAAATGCCTTCTATCGTCATTATCAAAACAAGGAAGCTTTATTCCATAAAATGATTAAGCGTGCAACGCTAAAGGTCGTTAAAGGTTTACAACGTTTCAACTTCCAAACCGAACGTTATCAAGCTTGGTTATATTTATTTAAACAAGCTAAAGAAAATGCTCGTCTTCTCAACATTATCTTAAAGTATAATCTACTACAGTGGATTTACGATATCATTATTAATCGTTTGAGTAAGTTTAGGAAGTCAAATAATAGTAGACAGAACCAATATAGTCATTCTTTTTGGAGTCAGGCAGTCCTATCTGTCTTAGGGCGTTGGATTACCGAAGGAATGGTTGTTCCAGAAGAAGAAATGGCAGCCATGAACTTACCACTTTTAGTCTAA
- a CDS encoding ABC transporter ATP-binding protein, which translates to MLKIDHLVGGYVNIPVLKDISFEVSSGEVVGLIGLNGAGKSTTISEIIGLLQPYQGSVTLDGLQLLENPESYRRKIGYIPETPILYEELTLQEHLDTVALAYGLGEQQELRQKLLQLFRLEDKLDWYPIHFSKGMKQKVMIIAALMIEPSLLIVDEPFLGLDPLAIRDLTTIIAEEKSKGTAVLMSTHVLDSAEKMCDRFVILHHGEILANGSLEELRKQFSLPTADLTDIYMQLTQEN; encoded by the coding sequence ATGCTAAAAATTGATCATTTAGTTGGTGGCTACGTTAATATACCTGTTTTAAAGGACATTTCTTTTGAGGTTTCCTCAGGAGAAGTTGTTGGCTTAATTGGGCTTAACGGAGCAGGGAAATCAACGACTATCAGTGAAATCATTGGACTTTTGCAACCTTATCAGGGAAGTGTGACTTTGGATGGCTTGCAATTGTTAGAAAATCCAGAAAGTTACCGTCGCAAAATAGGTTATATCCCTGAGACGCCAATCTTATATGAAGAGTTGACCTTACAAGAACATTTGGATACAGTTGCGTTAGCTTATGGTTTAGGTGAGCAGCAGGAATTACGACAAAAGCTGTTACAACTCTTTCGTTTAGAGGACAAATTAGACTGGTATCCCATTCATTTTTCAAAAGGGATGAAGCAGAAAGTAATGATTATTGCAGCTCTCATGATTGAGCCAAGCTTATTGATTGTGGATGAGCCTTTTTTGGGATTAGATCCTTTAGCTATTAGAGATTTGACGACTATTATTGCAGAGGAAAAATCTAAAGGAACAGCTGTTTTGATGAGTACTCATGTTCTGGATTCTGCTGAAAAAATGTGTGACCGTTTTGTCATTCTCCATCATGGTGAGATTCTAGCTAACGGTAGTCTAGAAGAGTTACGAAAACAATTTAGTCTACCGACAGCTGATTTGACTGATATTTATATGCAATTGACGCAGGAGAATTAA
- a CDS encoding GBS Bsp-like repeat-containing protein, which produces MKKKMYKSKKQWVIAGITSAGLILSPSVLAEESANHTTSSSVSSWVGLNQPAQLAPTSPDTAPASSETDSRVTSEPTLASTDLSVNKTQSESPASSVRSSEATLVESFAAASEQSSSSVRSASATATHVESVTEPTVSRSTSSPERASALTSTAVSSSNGDLPGAAAGNGHSEEVLVAKVVNQKTLTLKYNGPIASNEKIQYAVWGDVNGRNDITWYTADQIGAAYVDLSKHKEYGLYHVHTYKNSSGKMIGLEGGQLTVAKPWLTPKITESSPNHYVVRLEGVPSSISAVKVPVWSDKNGQDDLKWYSASQVSSGIYEAHIDTAHHNNDFGTYHVHAYGVSAITGQQIAIASTRFERVAKAVPQQSLAKVSISAKTDTTATVTVTTVEKAIKSIAVAAWSKTGGQDDLKWYQANAVNQTAQVTVNMRDLSNTSDDYTIHVYTTYQDGSRVGTNLGDHRFTRPAASQTVSARLTSTGIALSVASTAVKDLSKVRVAVWSDASGQDDIKWYATDTKGEALALYGNHKSTGLYHIHAYSYETGKPVFVAKTTATIAQLPSKTGSVSISSVNHTTNTFQTTISQVSARDGLKSVRVAVWSDASGQDDLEWQVATRQSNGTYIATTSLAKHGYTNGKYHVHVYYELGNSSLSALSASTTTISGVVAKDYPMPYYNQRDSRWSSKYYGRYTMGDTGCVPTSLSMVFSALTGKTVMPTTVADWLYYNTNEFDRLVPGTRAPGIVKASEAWGLKATNLSSYNSIVSALREGYYILAGVQNNVFVSGGSHEIVLKGYNNGMVHVTDPYTKSLSGWYAMSYLFDTKSTDKDDTVLGLPFFKISHI; this is translated from the coding sequence ATGAAAAAGAAGATGTATAAGTCTAAGAAACAATGGGTCATTGCCGGTATCACATCAGCAGGTCTGATTTTATCACCTAGTGTGTTAGCAGAAGAGAGTGCTAATCACACGACGAGTTCGTCCGTCAGTAGTTGGGTTGGGCTCAATCAGCCAGCTCAATTAGCACCAACTTCTCCTGACACAGCACCAGCTTCATCAGAGACAGACAGCCGTGTGACCAGTGAGCCGACACTTGCTAGTACTGATTTGTCAGTGAACAAGACTCAGTCAGAGTCACCAGCATCCTCAGTTCGTTCATCAGAGGCGACTCTAGTAGAAAGCTTTGCGGCTGCTTCTGAGCAATCCTCTTCCTCAGTAAGAAGTGCTAGTGCAACAGCTACTCATGTTGAAAGCGTCACTGAACCTACAGTGTCTCGAAGCACATCTTCTCCAGAAAGAGCTAGTGCTCTTACTAGTACCGCTGTCAGCTCTAGTAACGGTGACCTGCCTGGTGCAGCAGCAGGTAATGGGCATTCAGAAGAAGTCTTAGTCGCTAAAGTGGTCAATCAGAAGACCCTGACCTTGAAATATAACGGACCTATCGCCAGCAATGAAAAAATTCAATACGCCGTTTGGGGAGATGTTAATGGTCGTAATGATATCACTTGGTATACCGCAGATCAGATAGGAGCTGCCTATGTTGATTTGTCTAAACATAAAGAATATGGTCTTTATCATGTTCATACCTATAAGAATAGCTCAGGGAAAATGATTGGTTTGGAAGGTGGTCAACTAACGGTTGCTAAACCTTGGTTAACCCCTAAAATCACAGAAAGTTCTCCTAACCATTATGTGGTTCGTTTAGAGGGTGTTCCATCAAGTATCAGTGCGGTCAAAGTACCGGTATGGTCCGACAAAAATGGTCAAGATGACCTCAAGTGGTATTCTGCCAGTCAAGTTTCTTCTGGTATTTATGAAGCTCATATTGATACGGCACATCATAACAATGACTTTGGCACCTATCATGTTCATGCCTATGGGGTTAGTGCCATCACGGGTCAACAGATTGCGATTGCCTCAACACGCTTTGAACGGGTTGCCAAAGCAGTTCCGCAACAAAGCTTGGCCAAGGTCTCTATTTCTGCCAAGACAGACACGACGGCAACAGTGACAGTGACCACTGTCGAAAAAGCTATCAAAAGTATCGCCGTTGCTGCTTGGTCTAAGACAGGTGGTCAAGACGATCTCAAGTGGTACCAAGCTAACGCTGTTAATCAAACCGCGCAAGTGACGGTTAACATGCGTGATTTGTCTAACACCAGCGATGACTATACCATTCACGTTTACACCACCTATCAAGATGGTAGTCGTGTTGGGACTAATTTAGGGGATCATCGCTTTACAAGGCCAGCTGCTAGTCAAACCGTGTCAGCTCGTTTAACCTCAACGGGGATTGCCTTAAGTGTTGCCTCAACGGCCGTGAAAGACCTTAGTAAGGTTCGTGTTGCGGTCTGGTCAGATGCCAGCGGACAAGATGATATCAAATGGTATGCGACGGACACCAAGGGAGAGGCTTTAGCGCTCTATGGCAACCATAAATCCACAGGTCTTTATCATATTCATGCTTATTCCTACGAGACAGGCAAGCCAGTGTTTGTAGCTAAAACAACGGCAACTATTGCGCAATTGCCAAGTAAAACAGGCAGTGTCAGCATTTCAAGTGTTAATCACACAACGAATACCTTTCAGACAACTATTAGTCAGGTGAGTGCACGTGATGGCTTGAAATCCGTTCGTGTTGCGGTCTGGTCGGATGCTAGTGGACAGGATGACCTTGAATGGCAAGTAGCCACAAGACAGTCTAACGGCACCTACATCGCCACAACCTCCTTAGCCAAACACGGCTATACTAACGGTAAATATCATGTGCATGTTTATTATGAATTGGGAAATAGCAGCTTATCAGCCCTATCAGCTTCAACCACGACTATTAGTGGAGTGGTTGCGAAAGATTATCCAATGCCTTATTACAATCAGCGAGATTCACGTTGGTCATCAAAATATTATGGGCGTTATACAATGGGAGACACAGGGTGTGTACCGACCTCGCTCAGTATGGTTTTCTCAGCCTTAACTGGTAAAACAGTAATGCCAACAACTGTAGCAGATTGGTTATACTATAATACTAATGAATTTGATCGCCTTGTACCTGGAACTCGTGCACCAGGGATTGTTAAAGCATCAGAAGCTTGGGGATTAAAAGCTACTAATTTGTCATCTTACAATAGTATTGTATCAGCACTTAGAGAAGGTTATTACATTCTTGCAGGTGTTCAGAATAATGTTTTTGTATCAGGTGGATCCCATGAAATTGTATTAAAAGGTTATAATAATGGAATGGTCCATGTCACTGATCCTTATACAAAATCTCTATCTGGTTGGTATGCAATGTCTTATTTGTTTGATACAAAGAGTACTGACAAAGACGACACTGTGTTAGGGTTACCATTCTTTAAAATCTCTCATATATAA
- the trmL gene encoding tRNA (uridine(34)/cytosine(34)/5-carboxymethylaminomethyluridine(34)-2'-O)-methyltransferase TrmL — translation MTEMNHKKQSTGRNHIVLFQPQIPQNTGNIARTCAATNSPLHIIKPMGFPIDDKKMKRAGLDYWDKLDIYYYDSIEEFMEKRNGPVYLISKFADQTYSDVDYNQPINQYFMFGREDTGLPEDFMRENAEKALRIPMNDEHVRSLNVSNTVCMIVYEALRQQDFQGLEKTHTYNNDKLK, via the coding sequence ATGACAGAAATGAATCATAAAAAGCAGTCAACTGGACGTAATCATATCGTGCTTTTTCAACCACAAATTCCGCAAAACACTGGCAATATTGCCAGAACTTGTGCAGCGACAAATAGTCCACTACATATTATTAAGCCGATGGGCTTCCCTATTGATGATAAAAAAATGAAACGTGCAGGTCTGGACTATTGGGATAAATTGGATATTTATTACTATGACTCTATAGAAGAATTTATGGAAAAGCGAAATGGTCCTGTTTATCTGATTTCTAAATTTGCGGACCAGACATATTCGGATGTCGATTATAATCAGCCTATCAATCAATACTTTATGTTTGGACGAGAAGATACTGGTTTGCCAGAAGATTTTATGAGAGAAAATGCTGAAAAAGCTTTGCGAATTCCTATGAATGATGAGCACGTTAGAAGTCTGAATGTTTCTAATACTGTTTGTATGATTGTCTATGAAGCGCTTCGTCAGCAAGATTTTCAAGGTTTAGAAAAAACACATACGTATAACAATGATAAATTAAAATAG